The following proteins are co-located in the Malus sylvestris chromosome 13, drMalSylv7.2, whole genome shotgun sequence genome:
- the LOC126596406 gene encoding uncharacterized protein LOC126596406: MASISKLSNPTPASSFSSTFSPRTPQPKCLVRLLATPAATFSSKLSSKLSVRTKPSLRGSLVVRCSQSDGNGNPVKRTYLHDLYEKEGQSPWYDNLCRPVTDLLPLIASGVRGVTSNPAIFQKAISTSNAYNDQFRELVQSGKDIESAYWELVVKDIQDACKLFEAIYDQTDAGDGYVSVEVSPRLADDTQGTVDAAKWLHKVVARPNVYIKIPATAPCVPSIKEVIANGISVNVTLIFSLSRYEEVIDAYLDGLEASGLSDLSRVTSVASFFVSRVDTLIDKLLEKIGTPEALDLRGKAAVAQAALAYQLYQKKFSGPRWEALVKKGAKKQRLLWASTSVKNPAYPDTLYVAPLIGPDTVSTMPDQALQAFVDHGTVSRTIDSNVSEAEGIYSALEKLGIDWSYVGNQLELEGVDSFKKSFDSLLDTLQEKANSLKLVSL; this comes from the exons ATGGCTTCCATTTCCAAGCTCTCCAATCCCACCCCCGCTTCCTCCTTTTCCTCCACCTTCAGCCCCAGAACGCCGCAGCCCAAGTGTTTGGTCCGCCTCCTCGCCACCCCCGCCGCCACCTTCAGCTCCAAACTCTCCTCCAAGCTCTCCGTACGAACCAAGCCCTCTCTCCGGGGCTCTCTGGT GGTGAGGTGTTCTCAGAGTGATGGGAATGGAAATCCGGTGAAGAGAACTTATCTCCATGATCTGTATGAGAAGGAGGGACAGAGTCCGTGGTATGATAACCTCTGCCGGCCTGTGACGGATCTGCTTCCGCTTATCGCAAGCGGGGTTCGAGGTGTAACCAGTAACCCAGCG ATTTTCCAGAAAGCAATCTCAACTTCAAATGCTTACAATGACCAATTCAG GGAACTTGTACAGTCAGGAAAAGACATTGAAAGTGCATATTGGGAACTTGTGGTGAAGGACATTCAAGATGCTTGCAAACTTTTTGAGGCTATCTATGATCAAACAGATGCTGGTGATGGCTACGTTTCTGTTGAAGTTTCTCCCCGACTTGCTGATGACACCCAAGGGACTGTGGATGCCGCAAAATGGCTTCATAAAGTAGTTGCCCGTCCTAATGTCTACATAAAAATTCCTGCCACTGCTCCATGCGTTCCTTCAATTAAGGAAGTTATAGCAAATGGCATAAGTGTCAATGTGACT CTTATATTCTCACTCAGTAGATATGAGGAGGTGATTGATGCTTACTTGGATGGCCTTGAGGCTTCTGGACTAAGCGACCTCTCCAGAGTCACAAGTGTTGCTTCCTTCTTTGTCAGTAGGGTGGACACCCTCATTGACAAGTTGCTTGAAAAGATTGGAACTCCAGAGGCCCTTGACCTTCGAGGAAAG GCTGCAGTAGCTCAAGCTGCTTTGGCATACCAACTCTACCAAAAGAAATTCTCTGGCCCTAGATGGGAGGCTTTGGTGAAAAAAGGTGCTAAGAAGCAGAGGCTGCTTTGGGCCTCAACCAGCGTCAAGAATCCTGCCTACCCCGATACTTTATATGTTGCTCCTCTCATAGGCCCCGACACG GTTTCAACCATGCCAGACCAAGCTCTTCAAGCATTTGTCGACCATGGCACAGTTTCAAGGACAATTGATTCCAATGTATCCGAAGCTGAAGGCATTTACAGTGCACTGGAGAAGTTAGGAATCGACTGGAGCTACGTTGGGAACCAACTCGAACTTGAGGGAGTGGATTCTTTCAAGAAGAGTTTCGACAGCCTGCTAGACACCCTGCAAGAGAAGGCCAACTCTCTTAAATTGGTTAGTCTGTAA
- the LOC126596412 gene encoding mediator-associated protein 2-like — MEAGNSGKVGEGEGYKPPPEFSQVAKEPLVDINMNGSTELWLISWPKDQNPDFCQEVSLKLGTDGELGSFVGPSGKEYDLQSTAQKPDATVFVSSASGTKVAGKISRNVSLVFYPEPSELEEKLKSKQLKKIQQISAGMSRSPHSFATPTRSSMPTMSRTVGGLPTPTHSSRQISSISGVGEPSQLRKKRRAPEPTRSMNHSGQNSGRRSGVTAEDKVI; from the exons ATGGAGGCAGGAAACTCGGGTAAAGTTGGTGAAGGCGAAGGCTACAAACCTCCACCAGAATTTTCCCAAGTTGCTAAAGAACCACTTGTGGATATCAATATGAACGGCTCCACAGAGCTTTGGCTCATTTCTTGGCCGAAAGATCAA AATCCAGATTTTTGCCAAGAAGTTTCGCTCAAGCTTGGCACTGATGGAGAGTTGGGCAGTTTTGTCGGCCCATCTG GCAAAGAATATGATTTGCAAAGTACAGCTCAAAAGCCAGATGCTACAGTTTTTGTATCTTCTGCGTCAGGCACAAAAGTTG CTGGGAAGATTTCACGGAATGTTTCTCTTGTGTTTTACCCGGAGCCCAGTGAACTTGAAGAAAAACTAAAGTCCAAACAGTTGAAGAAAATTCAGCAGATATCAGCTGGAATGTCCCGTTCTCCCCATAGTTTTGCAACTCCTACACGAAGTTCTATGCCGACAATGTCACGGACAGTAGGGGGGCTCCCAACCCCCACTCATAGCAGCAGACAAATAAGCTCCATATCTGGTGTTGGAGAGCCATCACAGCTTCGAAAGAAAAGGCGTGCACCTGAACCTACTAGGTCCATGAACCACTCCGGCCAAAATTCAGGACGACGTAGTGGAGTCACCGCTGAGGACAAGGTGATATAG
- the LOC126596405 gene encoding sterol 14-demethylase-like — MVTIDMDNKLFSVGLMILATLVVAKLISALIMSRSGKRLPPVVQTWPVLGGLLRFLKGPIILLREEYPKLGSVFTLNLLNKKITFLIGPEVSAHFFKAPEADLSQQEVYQFNVPTFGPGVVFDVDYTVRQEQFRFFTEALRVNKLKGYVDQMVTEAEDYFSKWGDSGEVDLKYELEHLIILTASRCLLGREVRDKLFDDVSALFHDLDNGMLPISVIFPYLPIPAHRRRDQARKKLSDIFAKIINSRKRAAQSENDMLQCFIDSKYKNGRPTTESEVTGLLIAALFAGQHTSSITSTWTGAYLLRHKDFLSAVSEEQKNLMKKHGKKVDHDILAEMDVLYRCIKEALRLHPPLIMLLRSSHSDFSVQTREGKEYDVPKGHIVATSPYFANRLPHIYKEPDTYDPDRFAVGREEDKSAGAFSYISFGGGRHGCLGEPFAYLQIKAIWSHLLRNFELELVSPFPEIDWNAMVVGVKGKVMVRYKRRELSVE; from the exons ATGGTGACAATTGATATGGATAACAAGCTTTTCAGTGTGGGGCTGATGATTTTGGCCACTCTGGTGGTGGCCAAGCTGATCTCAGCGCTAATTATGTCTCGATCTGGAAAGCGTCTTCCTCCGGTGGTGCAGACGTGGCCTGTGCTCGGAGGACTGCTCCGATTCTTGAAAGGCCCCATTATCTTGCTTCGTGAAGAGTACCCGAAGCTCGGGAGTGTGTTCACATTGAATCTGCTTAACAAGAAGATCACTTTCTTGATTGGTCCTGAGGTTTCTGCCCACTTCTTCAAGGCCCCGGAGGCTGATCTTAGCCAGCAGGAGGTATACCAGTTCAATGTGCCCACTTTCGGCCCTGGAGTTGTGTTCGATGTGGATTACACGGTGAGGCAGGAGCAGTTCCGATTCTTCACGGAGGCTCTCAGGGTAAATAAACTTAAGGGATATGTGGATCAGATGGTTACTGAAGCAGAG GATTACTTTTCCAAGTGGGGAGACAGTGGCGAGGTGGACTTAAAGTATGAGCTTGAGCATCTGATCATCTTGACAGCCAGCAGATGCCTCTTGGGTCGTGAAGTTCGTGATAAGCTCTTTGATGATGTTTCAGCATTGTTCCATGACCTTGACAATGGAATGCTTCCAATCAGTGTCATCTTTCCATACCTGCCCATCCCAGCTCACCGTCGCCGTGACCAGGCACGCAAGAAGCTTTCAGATATTTTTGCAAAGATCATAAACTCCCGTAAGCGTGCTGCACAGTCTGAGAATGACATGTTGCAATGTTTCATTGACTCAAAGTACAAAAATGGCCGGCCAACAACTGAATCTGAGGTCACTGGCTTGCTCATTGCTGCTCTCTTTGCTGGGCAGCACACCAGTTCCATCACTTCCACTTGGACTGGGGCCTATCTCCTCCGTCACAAGGACTTCTTGTCTGCTGTGTCAGAGGAGCAGAAAAACCTAATGAAAAAGCACGGAAAGAAGGTTGATCATGATATATTGGCAGAGATGGATGTCCTGTATCGTTGCATCAAGGAAGCTCTCAGATTGCACCCTCCACTGATCATGCTGCTGCGAAGCTCGCATAGTGATTTCAGTGTACAAACCCGCGAGGGCAAAGAGTATGATGTCCCGAAAGGGCACATAGTTGCCACATCACCATATTTTGCCAACCGGCTTCCTCATATTTATAAGGAGCCAGACACGTACGATCCTGATAGATTTGCTGTGGGGAGAGAAGAAGACAAATCTGCAGGGGCATTCTCGTATATCTCGTTTGGAGGTGGCAGGCATGGATGCCTTGGTGAGCCATTTGCATACCTACAGATAAAGGCTATATGGAGCCACCTGCTGAGAAATTTTGAACTGGAGCTGGTATCACCGTTTCCCGAGATTGATTGGAATGCCATGGTTGTGGGTGTGAAAGGAAAGGTGATGGTGCGGTACAAGCGAAGGGAGCTTTCTGTTGAATAA